In Penicillium oxalicum strain HP7-1 chromosome I, whole genome shotgun sequence, a single window of DNA contains:
- a CDS encoding Fatty acid-binding protein, whose product MSLKKDSFPASAAFDVINQALQSDDAERKDAINKAKAIVSFNLKNEKGEEASWYLDLKNKGEVGQGAAPAGGKADVTLTLSDADFESLVNGKANAQRLFMGGKLKIKGNIMKATKMEPILKKAQGKAKL is encoded by the exons ATGTCTCTGAAGAAAG ACTCCTTCCCAGCCTCCGCTGCCTTTGACGTGATCAACCAGGCCCTGCAGTCCGATGATGCCGAGCGCAAGGACGCCATCAacaaggccaaggcgatcGTCAGCTTCAACCTGAAGAATGAAAAGGGCGAAGAGGCCAGTTGGTATCTCGACCTGAAGAACAAGGGCGAGGTGGGCCAGGGCGCCGCCCCCGCTGGCGGCAAGGCTGACG TCACTCTTACTTTGTCGGACGCGGACTTCGAGTCCCTGGTGAATGGCAAGGCCAATGCTCAGCGCCTGTTCATGGGCGGCAagctcaagatcaagggtAACATTATGAAGGCCACCAAGATGGAGCCCATTCTGAAGAAGGCCCAGGGCAAGGCCAAGTTGTAA